The window GTGTTTCATTTTCTTGTAGCGGTGGTAGAGTGCTAGCTGGGTCATTTTTTCTTGCTTCAATAGCATTTAATTGATCCTCGCTAACGTATTGCAATTTCAATTTTTTCACAACTTCTTCAGCACTTTGTTGATTTTCTAAAAATACTACCTGTTGGTCATCGAGAGCGACCGCAGTAGCATCTGCTTGAATAGTTAGCTGTTCCTGTAACTCTTGTACGACCTTTTGGTTGTTAGTCGTGACACTTGAACGAAAAACTTGTTCAGGTATGTAGGTTAACTGTGATCCCGTGGACAAATTAACACCATTGTAATTCGCCTTCAACTCTTGTAACTTATTTTTAACAACTGTTTCGACAACTTTTTTGTCGGATACTGTTCCTATATACTTTTCATTAAAATACACATAATATACCGTGGTTGTCTCAGATCCACTTGCAAGTGGTGCACTATGTAATAAGCTAAAAGACAATGCAGTCACAGCAATTGCTGTTATAGCAACCTTCTTTACTTGCGGTATAAGTCTAGCTGTTGTATTGCCCGTAAGGTTGGACAAGCTCATTTTCCATTTACTCATTAATAATCCTCCTATATAACGGTACAAACAGTCTATGAATTTTTGTTAGATTGAAATCGTTTTACAATTTTCGACTTTTTTACTTTACCATATATTATAGTTAAAAAGAGTAATAGACCTCATAATGTAACATAAATGTATAATAACTGACATTATATGTCGAATTGTGGAATAATTTTGGAAGGGTTTTCAAAATGAGTATTTCCGCACCTTTTAAAACAATATTGATTTAGCAATGGTTGTAGATTAATCAGGGAGAGTAGAGTGGGTTACATCTTTAACCACTATAACTAACGTTATATTACAATTGCATTACAAAAAAGAGCATACATTGTATGCTCTTTTTTAATGTTTGATGGCTCAGGACGGAATCGAACCGCCGACACAAGGATTTTCAGTCCTTTGCTCTACCGACTGAGCTACTGAGCCAAATTAAAATTGTTTCCTAAACCTCAATTTTCGCTGTCCTTCGTCCCAATCTCAGGAAGCTTATTCAAGCAGCTGCTCGATTGGTACGCTGATGTTATTTCTTTGTAGCTTATTCGGGCGTGCTCTACCGACTGAGCTACTGAGCCAAACATCTAAAAAAATATGGCGGTCCGGACGGGACTCGAACCCGCGACCTCCTGCGTGACAGGCAGGCATTCTAACCAACTGAACTACCGGACCATATTGCGGGGGCAGGATTTGAACCTGCGACCTTCGGGTTATGAGCCCGACGAGCTACCGAACTGCTCCACCCCGCGACAATAGAATGTATTAAACTAAATGGTGGAGGATGACGGGCTCGAACCGCCGACCCTCTGCTTGTAAGGCAGATGCTCTCCCAGCTGAGCTAATCCTCCACATCATGGTGACCCCTACGGGACTCGAACCCGTGTTACCTCCGTGAAAGGGAGGTGTCTTAACCACTTGACCAAGGGGCCGTAAAAAATAGAAATAATGAGCCATGAAGGACTTGAACCTTCGACCCTCTGATTAAAAGTCAGATGCTCTACCAACTGAGCTAATGGCTCGTACTAGAATCTCGTAATTAAGCTTTCAATGACGACGCTTTTTATCATAACATAGTCTATTAATTATATGCAATGTTTTTTTTATTTTATTTAGTGATTACGTATAAAAATAGAAATGACGTGCAGGTCTGGACCCAGTCAACACGTCATTTCTAAATTATATATTAGATTAGCGCCATGGGCTGAAAATTACGTTTGTTTGGGCACGGTCCGGTCCTACTGAGAAGATGGATAACGGGATGCCAGTCAGTTGAGAAACACGCTCTAAATAGTGGCGAGCGTTTTCTGGTAATTCATTAAGTGATTTACAGCTTGTAATATCTTCAGTCCAACCTGGAAGTTCCTCATAAACTGGCTTACATTCAGATAATACCTTCAAACTTGCTGGATATTCCGTAATCATTTCGCCTTTATAATCATAAGCTACACAAATCTTCACTGTGTCAAGTCCAGTTAATACGTCGATTGAATTTAAGGATAGATCAGTAATCCCACTTACACGACGTGCATGGCGAACAACAACACTGTCAAACCAACCAACACGACGTGGTCTACCTGTCGTTGTACCATACTCACGGCCAACCTCACGAATTTGATGACCAATTTCATTGTTTAACTCAGTAGGGAACGGGCCATCCCCAACACGTGTAGTATAAGCTTTACATACACCTACAACATGGCTGATTTTTGTTGGTCCAACACCTGAACCAATTGTAACTCCACCGGCAACTGGATTAGAGGATGTAACAAATGGATATGTACCTTGATCAATATCAAGCATAACCCCTTGAGCGCCTTCAAATAAAACGCGGCGACCTTCATCTAATGCATCATTTAATACAACTGAAGTGTCACACACATATTGCTTAATTTGCTGTCCATATTCGTAGTACTCATCTAAAATATCCTCAATTTTGAAGCCTTCTGTTTCATAAAAACGCTCAAATAAACGATTTTTTTCTTCGAGGTTTCGTGTCAATTTTTCTTCAAAAACATCACGTTCTAGTAGATCAGAAATTCTAATTCCACACCGAGCTGCTTTGTCCATGTAAGCTGGACCAATGCCCTTTTTAGTTGTACCAATTTTATTGTCACCTTTACGTGCTTCCTCTACTTCATCCAATTTGAGATGGTAAGGTAAAATTACATGAGCACGATTGCTTATGCGTAGATTTTCAGTTGTAACGCCACGTTCATGAAGATAAGCCAATTCTGTAATCAGAGCTTTAGGATCAACGACCATTCCATTTCCGATAACACTTGTTTTTTCCTTATAGAATATCCCTGATGGAATTAAATGCAATTTATATGTCACTTCATTAAAACGAATCGTGTGTCCGGCATTATTCCCACCTTGATAGCGGGCAATCACTTCCGCATTTTCTGATAAAAAATCTGTGATTTTTCCTTTTCCTTCATCGCCCCACTGTGAGCCAACAACTACAACTGATGACATCTAAAGAACCTCCTAGGTTACACGTTATATTTACTTTCTGTTTAAAAACCATCCTAATTTTATCAATTTCACTAGTGAAAAGTCAATAAAACACGAACATTTTTATTAAATTTATATTATACGTTCGTAAATCTAATAATCTCTTTTTTATATGAAAATAATAAAAAAGGGTTAACCATTTTACTAGGCTAACTCCTTTATTTCATCCCTATTATGTTTATAAGAAATAAGTCTATGCGCCTGGAGAAACGGACGCATCTCCATAGCGTGTCTCTAAGTTTACGAATTTATTATACTCTTTTACAAAGGCCAACTGCACAGTTCCAACTGGACCATTACGTTGTTTTGCAATAATAATTTCGATAATATTTTTGTTTTCAGTTTCTTTGTCATAATAATCGTCACGGTACAAGAAGGCAACAATATCAGCATCCTGCTCAATACTCCCTGATTCACGAATATCAGACATCATTGGTCTTTTATCCTGTCGTTGTTCAACACCACGTGATAACTGCGACAAGGCGATTACAGGCACTTCCAACTCACGGGCAAGTTGCTTTAATGTACGGGAAATCTCTGATACTTCTTGCTGCCGATTTTCACCCGATCGTCCATCACCCTGAATAAGCTGCAAATAGTCAATTAAAACCATCCCTAAGCCATGCTCTTGTTTTAAGCGGCGACATTTAGAGCGAATTTCCCCTATTCTAACACCAGGGGTATCATCGATAAAAATCCCAGCATTAGACAGGCTTCCCATTGCCATTGTCAGTTTTCCCCAGTCCTCATCAGTTAGAGCACCGGTCCGGAGGTTTTGCGCATTAATATTTCCCTCCGCACAAAGCATACGCATAACAAGCTGTTCTGCACCCATTTCGAGACTGAAAATCGCAACATTTTCACCTGTTTTGGTAGCAACATTTTGGGCAATATTTAAGGCAAAGGCAGTCTTACCAACAGAGGGACGTGCACCTACGATAATCAAATCGTTTCGCTGAAATCCCGCTGTCATCCGGTCAAGCTCAGAAAATCCTGTCGCAATCCCAGTAACATCACCTTTTCGATTATTTAATAGTTCAATATTATCATAGGTTCTAACTAATACATCCTTGATATTGTGAAAGGCACCGGCATTCTTCCGTTGTGCTACCTCTAAAATGCTCTTCTCAGCTTCACCTAAAAGAGTAGTTACTTCATCCTCACGGCTGTAGCCATCTTGAGCAATTCCAGTAGCCGTCCGAATTAGTCTACGAAGCAAGGACTTTTCTTCCA of the Bacillus sp. 1NLA3E genome contains:
- a CDS encoding adenylosuccinate synthase: MSSVVVVGSQWGDEGKGKITDFLSENAEVIARYQGGNNAGHTIRFNEVTYKLHLIPSGIFYKEKTSVIGNGMVVDPKALITELAYLHERGVTTENLRISNRAHVILPYHLKLDEVEEARKGDNKIGTTKKGIGPAYMDKAARCGIRISDLLERDVFEEKLTRNLEEKNRLFERFYETEGFKIEDILDEYYEYGQQIKQYVCDTSVVLNDALDEGRRVLFEGAQGVMLDIDQGTYPFVTSSNPVAGGVTIGSGVGPTKISHVVGVCKAYTTRVGDGPFPTELNNEIGHQIREVGREYGTTTGRPRRVGWFDSVVVRHARRVSGITDLSLNSIDVLTGLDTVKICVAYDYKGEMITEYPASLKVLSECKPVYEELPGWTEDITSCKSLNELPENARHYLERVSQLTGIPLSIFSVGPDRAQTNVIFSPWR
- the dnaB gene encoding replicative DNA helicase — its product is MSELLIDRLPPQNIEAEQAVLGAIFLEPQALTLASEILIPEDFYRSSHQKIFSVMLNLNDQGKAVDLITVTEGLAATKLLEDTGGVGYLSELAASVPTAANIEYYAKIVEEKSLLRRLIRTATGIAQDGYSREDEVTTLLGEAEKSILEVAQRKNAGAFHNIKDVLVRTYDNIELLNNRKGDVTGIATGFSELDRMTAGFQRNDLIIVGARPSVGKTAFALNIAQNVATKTGENVAIFSLEMGAEQLVMRMLCAEGNINAQNLRTGALTDEDWGKLTMAMGSLSNAGIFIDDTPGVRIGEIRSKCRRLKQEHGLGMVLIDYLQLIQGDGRSGENRQQEVSEISRTLKQLARELEVPVIALSQLSRGVEQRQDKRPMMSDIRESGSIEQDADIVAFLYRDDYYDKETENKNIIEIIIAKQRNGPVGTVQLAFVKEYNKFVNLETRYGDASVSPGA